A region of Deinococcus aestuarii DNA encodes the following proteins:
- a CDS encoding MaoC family dehydratase — protein MTAIPLPDLRARIGQEIALSDWVTVTQEMVNEFADATGDHQFIHVDPERAAQTPFGGPIAHGFLTLSLLAGHFSTGGGSPRLEGARMVVNYGLNRVRFISPVPVGSRLRNRGTLVGVEDGSGYAQLTVANTIEIEGSERPAATAETVMRVYL, from the coding sequence ATGACCGCCATTCCCCTCCCCGACCTCCGCGCCCGTATCGGCCAGGAGATCGCCCTCTCCGACTGGGTGACCGTCACTCAGGAGATGGTGAACGAGTTCGCCGACGCGACTGGAGATCACCAGTTCATCCACGTGGACCCCGAGCGGGCGGCGCAGACTCCTTTCGGCGGCCCCATCGCGCACGGCTTCCTGACCCTCTCGCTCTTGGCAGGACACTTCTCGACCGGGGGCGGCTCTCCCCGGCTGGAGGGAGCGCGGATGGTCGTGAACTACGGCCTCAATCGCGTGCGGTTCATCTCGCCCGTGCCCGTGGGAAGTCGCCTGCGCAACCGTGGAACGCTCGTCGGCGTGGAGGATGGCAGCGGCTACGCCCAACTGACCGTCGCCAACACCATCGAGATCGAGGGGAGTGAACGGCCCGCCGCGACGGCGGAGACGGTGATGCGGGTGTATCTATGA
- a CDS encoding PaaI family thioesterase — MTTLDGTDAIAFAQRVLDSQPFSVLVGARVEDMSPSGVVVRVPFRQEITQHHGFAHGGVQAALADIALTFMGAAALGPSVLTSEFKINFVKPGIGEALVARASVLSAGRRQAVTRCDIFAVQGGEEKLVATALGTIVTADVPPAGGGT, encoded by the coding sequence ATGACGACGCTCGACGGAACTGACGCGATTGCCTTCGCCCAGCGTGTCCTCGACTCCCAGCCCTTCAGCGTGCTCGTGGGAGCCAGGGTCGAGGACATGTCGCCCTCGGGCGTGGTCGTGCGGGTGCCCTTCCGACAGGAGATCACGCAGCACCACGGCTTCGCGCACGGGGGCGTGCAGGCGGCGCTCGCCGACATCGCCCTCACCTTCATGGGGGCGGCGGCGCTGGGGCCGAGCGTCCTCACCTCGGAGTTCAAGATCAACTTCGTGAAGCCCGGTATCGGTGAGGCGCTGGTCGCCCGCGCGAGCGTCCTCAGCGCCGGGAGGCGGCAGGCCGTGACCCGCTGCGACATCTTCGCCGTGCAGGGGGGCGAGGAGAAGCTGGTCGCCACTGCCCTTGGCACCATTGTCACGGCGGACGTGCCTCCGGCGGGAGGAGGGACGTGA
- a CDS encoding alpha/beta hydrolase, protein MVLVERSAVSSQPSAEQDFHRVAVGGRNLAYLEVSPPQPRANVLFLAWLGGSRLGWEGMVGEVGKEYRALAPDHRDTGDSDPFEDAFTLADLADDAAEFLRSVDAAPAFVVGLSMGGMVAQHLALRHPDLVRGLVLVSTTPGGADSTPATERGRAALFLPADMEARERAREALTLMTHDGFTSANPAMLDLAARHAERHPMSEASFKRQFRAIRAHDTTPDLARLTVPTLVLHGERDDLIPLPNAERLASGIPGAQLHVYPGTGHMPHLERPREFLADLRGFLGGEAITSGPENGRG, encoded by the coding sequence GTGGTTCTAGTGGAGCGGTCAGCCGTCAGCTCTCAGCCGTCAGCGGAACAGGATTTTCACCGGGTCGCGGTCGGTGGCAGGAACCTCGCATACCTGGAGGTTTCTCCGCCTCAGCCGCGCGCTAACGTCCTCTTCCTCGCCTGGCTAGGTGGCTCGCGGCTCGGGTGGGAGGGGATGGTGGGGGAGGTCGGGAAGGAGTACCGCGCCCTCGCCCCCGACCACCGGGACACGGGCGACTCCGACCCCTTCGAGGACGCCTTCACGCTCGCCGACCTCGCCGATGACGCCGCCGAGTTCCTGCGGTCGGTGGACGCCGCGCCCGCCTTTGTCGTCGGGCTGAGCATGGGCGGCATGGTCGCGCAGCACCTCGCGCTGCGGCACCCGGACCTCGTGCGCGGGCTGGTACTCGTCTCGACCACGCCGGGCGGGGCGGACTCGACCCCGGCCACCGAGCGGGGCCGCGCGGCCCTCTTCCTGCCCGCCGACATGGAGGCGCGGGAACGGGCGCGGGAGGCATTGACGCTGATGACGCACGACGGCTTCACGTCGGCCAATCCGGCGATGCTCGACCTCGCCGCCCGTCACGCCGAGCGCCACCCCATGAGCGAAGCGAGCTTCAAGCGGCAATTCCGGGCGATCCGCGCGCACGACACGACCCCGGACCTCGCCCGCCTCACCGTTCCTACTCTCGTGCTGCACGGCGAGCGCGACGACCTCATTCCCCTGCCGAACGCCGAGCGGCTGGCGTCGGGAATTCCCGGAGCACAGTTGCACGTCTACCCGGGCACAGGGCACATGCCGCACCTAGAGCGCCCACGGGAATTTCTGGCGGACCTGCGAGGGTTTCTGGGTGGCGAGGCCATTACTTCAGGGCCGGAAAACGGTCGCGGCTGA
- a CDS encoding PaaI family thioesterase produces the protein MTTPDPSTLTRDLLERAIETSEFTRFMGTRLTHFENGRVEIEIDLKPVLTQHHGYAHGAVIGYLADTVSAWAAASVAGDVVTSEYKLNLLAPAKGETLWARGEVLRAGRRQVVVRADVYARSGGEDTLVAAALATISPVGGRPGREDTA, from the coding sequence GTGACCACTCCCGACCCCTCCACCCTCACCCGTGACCTGCTCGAACGCGCCATCGAGACGAGCGAGTTCACGCGGTTCATGGGCACGCGCCTCACCCACTTCGAGAACGGGCGGGTCGAGATCGAGATCGACCTCAAGCCCGTCCTGACCCAGCACCACGGCTACGCGCACGGGGCGGTGATCGGCTACCTCGCGGACACCGTGAGTGCCTGGGCCGCCGCCTCGGTCGCCGGGGACGTGGTGACTTCGGAGTACAAGCTGAACCTGCTCGCCCCCGCCAAGGGCGAGACGCTGTGGGCACGCGGCGAGGTGCTGCGCGCGGGCCGCCGCCAGGTCGTCGTGCGGGCCGACGTGTACGCCCGGAGTGGGGGAGAGGACACCCTCGTCGCGGCGGCGCTGGCGACGATCTCACCCGTCGGCGGGCGCCCGGGTCGGGAGGACACGGCGTGA
- a CDS encoding SDR family oxidoreductase, which translates to MALKELFDLTGKVALITGGSRGLGLQIAEGLGEYGATVVLTARKQNELDEAKAHLEGLGVTAHVYQNDLSQFETIEPLVERIVSEVGPIHILVNNAGATWGAPAEEHPFDAWLKVINLNVNGLFLLTQAVGRRCMIPARAGRVVNVASVAGLKGNSPRMAGTVAYNTSKGAVVNLTRALASEWAKYDITVNSICPGYFPTKMTKGTIAYGEETILGATPLGRLGGPEDLKGLALLLSSDASAYMTGQNIAVDGGVTAI; encoded by the coding sequence ATGGCACTCAAGGAACTGTTCGACCTCACCGGCAAAGTCGCCCTGATCACCGGAGGCTCACGCGGCCTCGGCCTGCAAATCGCGGAGGGGCTGGGCGAGTACGGCGCCACCGTGGTGCTCACCGCCCGCAAGCAGAACGAGTTGGACGAGGCCAAGGCTCATCTGGAGGGCCTGGGCGTTACCGCGCACGTCTACCAGAACGACCTCTCCCAGTTCGAGACCATCGAGCCGCTCGTGGAGCGCATCGTGTCCGAGGTCGGCCCCATTCACATCCTCGTGAACAACGCGGGGGCCACCTGGGGCGCGCCCGCCGAGGAGCACCCCTTCGACGCGTGGCTCAAGGTCATCAACCTGAACGTCAACGGCCTGTTCCTCCTCACACAGGCGGTGGGGCGGCGCTGCATGATCCCCGCCCGCGCGGGCCGCGTGGTGAACGTCGCCTCCGTCGCCGGGCTCAAGGGCAACAGCCCGCGCATGGCCGGGACGGTCGCCTACAACACGTCGAAGGGGGCGGTCGTCAACCTCACCCGCGCCCTCGCCTCCGAGTGGGCCAAGTACGACATCACCGTCAACTCGATCTGCCCCGGCTACTTCCCCACCAAGATGACGAAGGGCACCATCGCCTACGGGGAGGAGACCATCCTCGGCGCCACGCCCCTGGGTCGTCTCGGCGGGCCCGAAGACCTCAAGGGCCTTGCCCTGCTGCTGTCCAGCGACGCCTCGGCCTACATGACCGGGCAGAACATCGCGGTGGACGGCGGGGTGACGGCGATTTGA